TACCCAGCCGGGAAGTGCCTATCAGTACGCAACAGTGAATTACGATATTCTGGCAGCGGTTATTGAACAAGTTACAGAGATGAGCTATCAGGATTATGTGACGGAGTATATTCTGCAGCCGCTGGGGATGAACGACAGCTATTTCTCTACAGGGCGGGAACGGAAGCCGGAGCAGCTTACACAGGGGTATCGGGTGTTTTTTGGCAAAAGCAGGGCTTACGATGCTCCCAGATACTACGGAAATATAGCCGCGGGGTATCTGGTGACGAGTCTGAACGATTTGCAGCACTGGGTCAACGCCCAACTGGGAATCAGTCAGATCCCGGATGATCTGCAGAAGGCCATTAAGCAATCGCATGAGCCTGACCTCCGTACAGCGGGGCAAGAAAGTGAGAATCTATTCTATGCCTTCGGCTGGAGCCACAACTCGGAGACGCATATAATCCGTCATAGTGGCAGCAACCCGAATTATTCCTCCCAGGTAATCATCGATCCACAGCGGAAGGAGGGGGTGTTCGTACTGGCTAACTTGAACTCTACCGCACCCACGCTCATTGCCCAGAATATCTATGACCAGATGCAAGGGCAGCCGATGAAGGCCTTCAAGTATGACGACACCTATATCCTAATGGACGGGATCGCTTCGTTTCTCGTTGTGTTAACTGTGATCGGGATTGCGTTTAAGCTCATCAGGCTGGCGGGAGGGAGAAGCGCATACACCATGGAGGGGAAGGGAATCCGCCGTCAAAAGATCAAGGCGCGTGTTACGCTGCTTATCAGAGCACTGTTGCTATTATTTGTGCTGGGCTGGCCTTTTTTGGTAAATTATAATTACACTATGATTAGTGTATGGATGTCCTATTCTGTATTGCTGTGGATGGGGCTGGCTTCGCTTAGCTGCGTATTGTCTATGATTCTGACAGGCAGACATTGGCGGTGACTATATCAAAGGGGATGATCCTTATTAATCGCTGTAAAAAAATAATATCGAGTATGCTTTTAGGTTCCTT
The window above is part of the Paenibacillus sp. FSL H8-0048 genome. Proteins encoded here:
- a CDS encoding serine hydrolase domain-containing protein, producing the protein MKRTTRRTEILLKGIAMLLIVVIAAAACWHELGTLLAAGKIDSESGMVQSIMDKTATPGVAILSARGGKTDFQTYGYADKEKRRPVTAESLFELGSTTKAFTALAMIMLQDQGDLAFTDDVSHYLPEFAPTYKGEKAKISINQLLAHTSGIPSWSIRLIPEGSGKEQLTATIHKMSSLTLDTQPGSAYQYATVNYDILAAVIEQVTEMSYQDYVTEYILQPLGMNDSYFSTGRERKPEQLTQGYRVFFGKSRAYDAPRYYGNIAAGYLVTSLNDLQHWVNAQLGISQIPDDLQKAIKQSHEPDLRTAGQESENLFYAFGWSHNSETHIIRHSGSNPNYSSQVIIDPQRKEGVFVLANLNSTAPTLIAQNIYDQMQGQPMKAFKYDDTYILMDGIASFLVVLTVIGIAFKLIRLAGGRSAYTMEGKGIRRQKIKARVTLLIRALLLLFVLGWPFLVNYNYTMISVWMSYSVLLWMGLASLSCVLSMILTGRHWR